In Nocardia sputorum, a single genomic region encodes these proteins:
- a CDS encoding TetR/AcrR family transcriptional regulator yields MANLGPGRPRVEQRRRRGSTPRAEILDAAGELFTTNGYANTSTRAIADAVGIRQASLYHHFAAKDDILDALLAETVAAPIELAQRLRAASEPPTVRLYALALFDVRQLCASRWNLGALYLLPELRTERFAAFRLRRDELRGHYETLAAQVLAEGSAASVPGTELLPFRLVETVISIRSDEGTAPKYAERTIPGAVLRALGWSGDLDPIRAEAVVLLDRLALPTP; encoded by the coding sequence GTGGCGAACCTCGGGCCAGGACGGCCGCGCGTGGAACAACGACGCAGGCGCGGATCGACGCCGCGCGCGGAGATCCTCGACGCCGCAGGCGAACTGTTCACCACCAACGGTTACGCCAACACCTCCACCCGTGCGATCGCCGACGCGGTCGGCATCCGCCAGGCCTCGCTGTATCACCACTTCGCGGCCAAGGACGACATCCTCGACGCGCTGCTCGCCGAAACCGTCGCCGCCCCGATCGAATTGGCGCAGCGGCTGCGTGCGGCGTCCGAACCGCCGACGGTCCGGCTGTACGCGCTGGCGCTGTTCGACGTGCGGCAGTTGTGCGCGTCGCGCTGGAATCTGGGTGCGCTGTACCTGCTTCCGGAACTGCGCACCGAGCGCTTCGCCGCGTTCCGCCTGCGCCGCGACGAATTGCGCGGCCACTACGAGACTTTGGCCGCTCAGGTGCTGGCCGAGGGCAGCGCGGCGAGCGTGCCCGGCACCGAGTTACTGCCGTTCCGGTTGGTGGAGACGGTGATCAGCATCCGCTCCGACGAGGGGACCGCGCCCAAGTACGCGGAGCGCACGATCCCAGGGGCGGTGCTGCGCGCGCTCGGCTGGTCCGGAGATCTCGACCCGATCCGGGCCGAAGCGGTCGTGCTGCTCGACCGCCTGGCATTGCCCACCCCATGA
- a CDS encoding helix-turn-helix domain-containing protein produces MIVSTWTRKEVRALREVALRMTQEEFAEKVGFQTATVQKWEQRTTAERPVRGRSAEALDTIYNGLEPAHRERFWHQLAGASPQAGGHPVLGGAETIQPEPANAGDGAVGMHVREVEDDVKRREFNKLAAVGAVAVLIPDSAGRIGMSDAERLLADVDALGQEDQRTGGAQLVGFAVDKLAHALDRLQTGVFDSATGSAFTKATGELAVLAGWLAYDADRHPLARRCFADAMALGTEANDDNLIAHTCLIAANQSSSLARANRGGSPHKALQLADRARTLMRGRPPGRIHALIAVREAQACGILGDRIAFGRAIATAWRELDQAMQSEPLEEVPQWLRFVTYSEVADHEARGYADIGDLRRSVELYSAAVDHPAAMRNATIVRAWSAATRARLGDITGALEHGFPALSELSAIASTRTLRRLEPVRTAVDRVPAGAEFRDLYDSLAQKAVTA; encoded by the coding sequence TTGATCGTCAGCACATGGACACGAAAAGAAGTCCGAGCGCTACGCGAAGTTGCTTTGCGCATGACACAAGAGGAGTTCGCCGAGAAGGTCGGATTTCAGACTGCGACTGTGCAGAAGTGGGAACAGAGGACCACAGCCGAGCGTCCGGTCAGAGGGCGGTCGGCCGAAGCGCTCGACACGATCTACAACGGCCTCGAACCGGCGCACCGGGAGCGGTTCTGGCATCAGTTGGCAGGTGCATCACCGCAAGCCGGAGGGCATCCTGTTCTTGGCGGGGCAGAAACCATCCAGCCCGAACCGGCCAATGCTGGTGACGGTGCGGTCGGTATGCACGTGCGGGAAGTCGAGGACGATGTGAAGCGGCGTGAGTTCAACAAGCTAGCCGCGGTAGGCGCTGTCGCGGTGCTTATCCCGGACAGCGCGGGCCGAATCGGCATGAGTGATGCCGAACGGCTGTTGGCCGATGTCGATGCGCTCGGTCAGGAGGACCAGCGCACAGGCGGTGCGCAACTGGTCGGTTTCGCTGTTGACAAGCTGGCGCACGCCCTGGACCGGCTTCAAACCGGTGTATTCGATTCCGCTACTGGCAGCGCCTTCACCAAGGCGACCGGAGAACTCGCCGTACTCGCCGGGTGGTTGGCCTATGACGCGGACCGGCACCCGCTTGCGCGCCGGTGCTTTGCTGATGCCATGGCTCTCGGCACCGAGGCGAACGACGATAACCTCATCGCACACACTTGCCTGATTGCGGCGAATCAATCCAGCTCCCTTGCTCGCGCCAATCGAGGAGGAAGCCCCCACAAGGCACTGCAACTCGCTGATCGTGCCCGCACCTTGATGCGCGGTCGGCCACCAGGCCGGATACATGCTCTGATAGCTGTTCGTGAGGCGCAGGCGTGCGGAATACTCGGTGACAGAATTGCTTTCGGGCGTGCTATCGCGACCGCATGGCGAGAGTTGGATCAGGCCATGCAGTCCGAGCCGCTGGAAGAAGTTCCGCAATGGCTGCGATTCGTGACCTACTCGGAGGTCGCCGACCACGAGGCTCGCGGCTATGCGGACATCGGCGACCTGCGCCGATCTGTCGAACTGTACTCGGCTGCGGTCGATCACCCCGCGGCAATGCGTAACGCCACAATCGTCCGCGCATGGTCGGCCGCGACCAGGGCTCGTCTCGGCGATATCACCGGTGCGCTCGAGCACGGGTTCCCGGCGTTGTCAGAGCTGTCTGCCATTGCATCGACACGCACATTGCGTCGCCTCGAGCCGGTTCGAACAGCAGTCGATCGAGTGCCCGCCGGGGCGGAGTTCCGCGACCTGTACGACTCCCTGGCACAGAAGGCGGTGACCGCATGA
- a CDS encoding GNAT family N-acetyltransferase: MTGLPDGLKFEHYTADEARARREIVENVYRRSYVDAIASGDPFDSPSEFMRRFDSYTGPPGSGFAYVLARADGEPAGQIWGWPLPPNARWWTGLHLDSGDVEEFTAEDGRRTFGLSEIMVCTEYAGHGIARAMHDELLGTRAEQRATLLVEADNERAYQRYRRWGWERVGWLRPSWPDAPRFDVLIRELR, from the coding sequence ATGACCGGCTTGCCGGATGGCCTGAAATTCGAGCACTACACCGCTGACGAAGCACGTGCGCGAAGAGAGATTGTCGAGAATGTCTACCGGCGTTCATACGTCGATGCCATCGCCTCGGGAGACCCGTTCGACTCGCCTTCGGAATTCATGCGCCGGTTCGATTCCTACACCGGTCCTCCTGGCAGCGGATTCGCGTACGTGCTTGCCCGAGCCGACGGTGAACCGGCGGGGCAGATCTGGGGATGGCCGTTACCGCCGAACGCGCGATGGTGGACGGGATTGCATCTCGACAGTGGTGACGTCGAAGAGTTCACTGCCGAAGACGGTAGGCGCACGTTCGGTCTCAGCGAGATCATGGTGTGCACGGAATATGCCGGGCACGGTATAGCCCGTGCAATGCATGACGAACTGCTCGGTACCAGAGCCGAACAGCGCGCGACGCTCCTCGTCGAAGCGGATAACGAGCGCGCCTACCAGCGTTACCGGCGTTGGGGCTGGGAAAGGGTCGGATGGCTGCGCCCGTCCTGGCCTGACGCCCCGCGTTTTGATGTGCTGATCCGCGAGTTGCGCTGA
- a CDS encoding family 1 encapsulin nanocompartment shell protein produces MNNLHRELAPITAEAWAAIEEEATRTFKRHIAGRRVVDLSGPHGIDYSAVGTGRTTPIDSPDAGVFARQRVVAPLVELRVPFTLSREELDNVERGAQDTDLDPVKDAAKKIAFAEDRAIFEGYPAAHITGIRAASSNEPITLPSDTRLVPEAIAQALSALRLAGVDGPYSVLLSADLYTAVSETSDHGHMIRTHIERLIPEGEIIWAPAIDGAIVLTTRGGDFDLRIGQDLSIGYLSHDSTSVQLYFQQSLTFLVYTAEAAVPLTL; encoded by the coding sequence ATGAACAACCTCCATCGCGAACTCGCGCCGATCACCGCCGAGGCGTGGGCGGCCATCGAGGAGGAGGCGACGCGCACGTTCAAGCGGCACATCGCGGGCCGTCGCGTCGTCGACCTGTCCGGGCCGCACGGCATCGACTACTCCGCCGTGGGCACGGGGCGCACCACACCGATCGACTCGCCCGACGCCGGAGTGTTCGCTCGTCAGCGGGTGGTCGCGCCGCTGGTCGAACTGCGTGTGCCGTTCACGCTCTCCCGCGAGGAACTCGACAACGTGGAGCGCGGCGCGCAGGACACCGACCTGGACCCGGTGAAGGACGCCGCGAAGAAGATCGCGTTCGCCGAGGACCGGGCGATCTTCGAGGGGTACCCGGCCGCGCACATCACCGGCATCCGGGCCGCCTCGTCCAACGAGCCGATCACGCTGCCCAGCGACACCCGGCTGGTGCCCGAGGCGATCGCGCAGGCGTTGAGCGCCCTGCGGCTGGCCGGCGTCGACGGACCGTACTCGGTGCTGCTCAGCGCCGACCTGTACACGGCGGTCAGCGAGACCTCCGACCACGGGCACATGATCCGCACGCACATCGAGCGCCTGATCCCGGAAGGGGAGATCATCTGGGCGCCCGCCATCGACGGCGCGATCGTGCTCACCACCCGCGGCGGGGATTTCGATCTGCGCATCGGCCAGGACCTGTCCATCGGCTACCTGTCGCACGACAGCACGTCGGTGCAGCTGTACTTCCAGCAGAGTCTGACATTCCTGGTGTACACCGCCGAGGCGGCGGTCCCGCTCACCCTGTGA
- a CDS encoding Dyp-type peroxidase, whose amino-acid sequence MGEPQPILEPLTPSAIFLVATIDEGGEATVRDLLADITGLRRSVGFRLPGANLTCVASIGSDAWDRLFAGPKPAELHPFPGYVGARHTAPATPGDLLFHIKSEVQDACFELAMAIADRLAGAGTIVDETVGFRYFEQRDLLGFVDGTENPEGRAAAAAALVGDEDPEFTGGSYVIVQKYTHPLADWRALSVEEQERVIGRTKLDDFELPDEVKPADSHVEVNTLIDPDGTERQILRGNMPFGSVRDGVFGTYYIAYAATPTVTERMLTRMFLGTGEAAYDRILDFSVAHTGTSFFAPTVDFLDDLPPAPWETADVAVSVDTDGAGPASPPGTAAPSGDGALGIGSLKRSIRS is encoded by the coding sequence ATGGGTGAGCCGCAGCCGATCCTCGAACCGCTCACGCCGTCGGCGATCTTCTTGGTCGCCACGATCGACGAGGGCGGCGAAGCGACGGTCCGCGACCTGCTCGCCGACATCACCGGCTTGCGCCGATCGGTGGGCTTCCGGCTGCCCGGCGCGAACCTGACCTGCGTCGCCTCGATCGGCTCCGACGCCTGGGACCGTCTCTTCGCGGGGCCGAAACCCGCTGAGCTGCATCCGTTCCCCGGGTACGTCGGCGCCCGCCACACCGCGCCCGCGACACCGGGCGACCTGCTGTTCCACATCAAGTCCGAAGTCCAGGACGCCTGCTTCGAACTGGCCATGGCCATCGCCGACCGGCTGGCGGGCGCGGGGACGATCGTGGACGAGACCGTCGGCTTCCGCTATTTCGAGCAGCGCGACCTGCTCGGTTTCGTGGACGGCACCGAGAACCCGGAGGGCCGCGCGGCCGCGGCGGCCGCGCTGGTGGGCGACGAGGATCCGGAGTTCACCGGCGGCAGCTACGTGATCGTGCAGAAGTACACCCATCCGCTGGCGGACTGGCGGGCGCTGTCGGTCGAGGAGCAGGAGCGCGTGATCGGCCGCACCAAACTGGACGACTTCGAGCTCCCCGACGAGGTCAAGCCCGCCGACTCGCACGTCGAGGTGAACACGCTGATCGATCCGGACGGCACCGAACGCCAGATCCTGCGCGGCAACATGCCCTTCGGCAGCGTGCGCGACGGCGTGTTCGGCACCTACTACATCGCCTACGCGGCCACGCCGACCGTCACCGAACGCATGCTCACCCGCATGTTCCTCGGCACCGGAGAGGCCGCCTACGACCGCATTCTGGACTTCTCCGTCGCACACACCGGCACGTCGTTCTTCGCACCCACCGTCGATTTCCTCGATGACCTGCCGCCCGCACCGTGGGAGACGGCGGACGTCGCGGTGTCCGTGGACACCGACGGCGCCGGTCCCGCAAGTCCGCCCGGCACCGCCGCGCCCTCCGGCGACGGCGCCCTCGGTATCGGCTCGTTGAAAAGGAGCATCCGGTCATGA
- a CDS encoding cupin domain-containing protein, producing the protein MEKKSLTAVARQQLKLATLATSGRSSQTIYGGHTHTLRQTVVGLRAGHSLAEHDNTGEATLQVLSGTLVLLSGANEWKGSEGDLIVVPKARHSVKAIDDVAFLLTVAM; encoded by the coding sequence ATGGAAAAGAAATCGCTGACTGCGGTAGCGCGCCAGCAACTGAAGCTGGCGACCCTCGCCACGAGCGGACGCAGTTCCCAGACAATCTATGGCGGCCACACGCATACGCTGCGGCAGACGGTGGTCGGCCTGCGGGCCGGGCACAGCCTCGCCGAGCACGACAACACCGGTGAGGCCACCTTGCAGGTGCTCAGCGGCACACTGGTCCTGCTCAGCGGCGCCAACGAATGGAAAGGCTCGGAAGGCGACCTGATCGTGGTACCCAAGGCGCGCCACAGCGTCAAGGCCATCGACGACGTCGCGTTCCTGCTGACCGTGGCGATGTAG
- a CDS encoding dihydrofolate reductase, with product MNEGRTIGLIWAQTLDGVIGYRNTIPWRLPEDMAQFKDVTWGHPVIMGRRTWDSLPPRFRPLAGRRNIVVTRQPDWSADGAERASSVPEALARCAPDAVWVAGGGEIYRAALEFATDLRVTEIDTTVEGDAFAPSIGPEWRPDDPEPWRTSATGLRFRVRHYTRQPTA from the coding sequence GTGAACGAAGGCCGCACGATCGGGCTGATCTGGGCGCAGACCCTCGACGGGGTGATCGGGTACCGCAACACCATCCCCTGGCGGCTGCCCGAGGACATGGCGCAGTTCAAGGATGTCACCTGGGGACATCCCGTGATCATGGGACGACGGACCTGGGATTCGCTGCCGCCGCGGTTCCGGCCGCTGGCCGGGCGGCGCAACATCGTGGTGACCAGGCAGCCCGACTGGTCGGCCGATGGCGCCGAGCGCGCGTCCTCGGTGCCGGAGGCGCTGGCCCGTTGCGCTCCGGACGCGGTCTGGGTCGCCGGGGGCGGCGAGATCTATCGCGCCGCGCTGGAGTTCGCGACCGACCTGCGCGTCACCGAGATCGATACCACGGTCGAGGGCGACGCCTTCGCGCCGTCGATCGGACCGGAGTGGCGGCCCGACGACCCGGAGCCCTGGCGCACCTCGGCCACCGGTCTGCGCTTCCGCGTCCGGCACTACACCCGGCAGCCGACTGCCTAG
- a CDS encoding thymidylate synthase, whose product MAHDALDPASAPDTQYEDLLRLVLASGTKKADRTGTGTRSIFGHQLRYDLSAGFPLITTKKVHLKSIVYELLWFLRGDSNIGWLREHGVSIWDEWADADGELGPVYGVQWRSWPTPDGTHIDQISQVLQTLRTDPDSRRIIVSAWNVAELDKMALAPCHAFFQFYVADGKLSCQLYQRSADLFLGVPFNIASYALLTHLVAQQTELLPGDFIWTGGDCHIYDNHLDQVTEQLRRDPYPFPTLRLHPAPTLFDYRYEDVEIVGYRHHPAIKAPVAV is encoded by the coding sequence GTGGCTCATGACGCGCTCGATCCGGCATCGGCTCCCGATACGCAGTACGAGGACTTGCTCCGGCTGGTGCTGGCATCCGGCACGAAGAAAGCCGATCGCACCGGCACCGGGACGCGCAGCATCTTCGGCCACCAGTTGCGCTACGACCTGTCGGCCGGGTTTCCGCTGATCACCACGAAGAAAGTGCATCTGAAGTCGATCGTCTACGAGCTGCTGTGGTTCCTGCGCGGCGACTCCAACATCGGCTGGCTGCGCGAGCACGGCGTCTCCATCTGGGACGAGTGGGCCGACGCCGACGGCGAGCTCGGCCCGGTCTACGGCGTGCAGTGGCGGTCGTGGCCCACGCCGGACGGCACCCACATCGATCAGATCTCCCAGGTGCTGCAAACCCTGCGCACCGACCCGGATTCCCGGCGCATCATCGTCTCCGCGTGGAACGTCGCCGAGCTGGACAAGATGGCGCTGGCGCCCTGCCACGCGTTCTTCCAGTTCTACGTGGCCGACGGCAAACTGTCCTGCCAGCTCTACCAGCGCAGCGCGGACCTGTTCCTGGGCGTGCCGTTCAACATCGCCAGCTACGCCCTGCTGACGCACCTGGTCGCCCAGCAGACCGAGCTGCTGCCGGGTGACTTCATCTGGACCGGCGGCGACTGCCACATCTACGACAACCATCTCGATCAGGTCACCGAGCAACTCCGGCGCGATCCCTACCCGTTCCCCACGCTGCGGCTGCATCCCGCACCGACGCTGTTCGACTACCGCTACGAGGACGTGGAAATAGTCGGCTACCGGCACCATCCGGCCATCAAGGCCCCGGTGGCGGTGTGA
- the cobF gene encoding precorrin-6A synthase (deacetylating): MRKLYVIGIGAGDPDQVTVQAVKAMRQVETFFVIGKGEAKRELVDVRTAILEAHLDRPYRIVPIVDPPRDRTPADYLDVVDDWHDRRSALLESAFAAADGVGGILVWGDPALYDSTLRMIERVLGRGVVSFEYEVVPGITSAQALAARHRVVLHGIGEPVRITTGRRLREEGLGAESTLVMLDGDCSFTAIPEEDVHIWWGAYLGMPDETLIEGPLPAVREEIVRRRAELRDRKGWIMDIYLLRRGA; the protein is encoded by the coding sequence ATGCGCAAGCTCTATGTGATCGGCATCGGCGCCGGTGATCCCGACCAGGTCACCGTGCAGGCGGTGAAGGCCATGCGTCAGGTCGAGACGTTCTTCGTCATCGGCAAGGGCGAGGCGAAACGGGAGCTGGTGGACGTGCGCACGGCGATCCTGGAGGCGCATCTGGACCGGCCGTACCGGATCGTCCCGATCGTCGATCCGCCCCGGGACCGGACGCCCGCCGACTACCTGGACGTGGTCGACGACTGGCACGATCGCCGCTCGGCGCTGCTGGAATCGGCGTTCGCCGCGGCCGACGGCGTCGGCGGCATCCTGGTCTGGGGTGATCCCGCGCTGTACGACAGCACGCTGCGGATGATCGAGCGGGTGCTCGGGCGCGGCGTGGTGAGTTTCGAGTACGAGGTCGTCCCCGGTATCACCAGCGCGCAGGCCCTGGCCGCGCGGCATCGCGTGGTATTGCACGGCATCGGCGAGCCGGTGCGCATCACCACCGGCCGCCGCCTGCGCGAGGAGGGCCTCGGCGCGGAGAGCACGCTGGTGATGCTGGACGGCGACTGCTCGTTCACCGCGATCCCGGAGGAGGACGTGCACATCTGGTGGGGCGCCTACCTCGGCATGCCGGACGAGACGCTGATCGAGGGACCGCTGCCCGCGGTGCGGGAGGAGATCGTGCGCCGCCGCGCCGAGCTGCGCGACCGCAAGGGCTGGATCATGGACATCTACCTGCTGCGCCGCGGCGCGTGA
- a CDS encoding Fpg/Nei family DNA glycosylase yields the protein MPELPEVEALAQFLREHAVGAVVGRVDVAALSAVKTFEPPVTALSGRDVTGAGRWGKFLGMECDGLWLVTHLSRGGWLRWIDEPSPTPPKPGGKSPLALRVHFFTPEGATPAFDLTEAGTKKRLAVYVVADPKVVPGIARLGPDALELTESQFADILRGTSQRIKTALVDQALLAGVGNAYSDEILHTARISPFANTKTLPADKVAELYTALRTVLTDAVRRSVGQDAARLKGEKRSGMRVHARTGQPCPVCGDTVREVAYAERSFQYCPTCQTGGKVLADRRMSRLLK from the coding sequence GTGCCAGAGCTACCGGAAGTGGAGGCGTTGGCTCAGTTCCTCCGGGAGCATGCGGTCGGCGCCGTGGTCGGTCGTGTCGACGTGGCCGCGCTGAGCGCCGTCAAGACGTTCGAACCGCCGGTCACCGCGCTGTCCGGTCGAGACGTCACCGGCGCGGGGCGCTGGGGCAAATTCCTCGGTATGGAATGTGACGGCTTGTGGCTGGTCACGCATCTGTCCCGCGGCGGATGGCTGCGCTGGATCGACGAGCCGAGCCCGACGCCGCCCAAACCGGGCGGCAAGAGCCCGCTCGCGCTGCGCGTGCATTTCTTCACCCCCGAGGGGGCGACGCCCGCGTTCGACCTGACCGAGGCCGGCACGAAGAAACGGCTCGCGGTGTACGTCGTGGCCGACCCCAAGGTGGTGCCCGGCATCGCCCGGCTCGGCCCCGACGCGCTGGAGCTGACCGAGTCGCAGTTCGCCGACATCTTGCGGGGGACCTCGCAGCGGATCAAGACCGCGCTCGTGGACCAGGCGCTGCTGGCGGGCGTCGGCAACGCCTACTCCGACGAGATCCTGCACACCGCGCGGATCTCGCCGTTCGCGAACACGAAGACCCTTCCGGCCGACAAGGTGGCCGAGCTGTACACCGCCCTGCGCACGGTGCTCACCGACGCGGTACGCCGCTCGGTCGGCCAGGACGCCGCCCGCCTCAAAGGCGAGAAGCGCTCCGGGATGCGGGTGCACGCCCGGACCGGGCAACCGTGCCCGGTCTGCGGCGACACGGTCCGCGAGGTGGCCTACGCCGAGCGGTCCTTCCAGTACTGCCCCACCTGTCAGACCGGCGGTAAGGTCCTCGCGGACCGGCGGATGTCGCGTTTGCTGAAATAG
- a CDS encoding carboxylesterase/lipase family protein, with protein sequence MVATTDIATADGVVRGRRGRRVLRWRSIPYAAPPIGDLRFRAPQPVRPWSGVRTATEFTSAAMQHRSGARIGPRAYQPTSEDALTLNVTAPATAAANPRPVLVFIHGGGYLIGTSALGLYSGARLAVRGDVVVVSLNYRLGAFGYVDFSEFGTAEHPFDSNLGLRDQLAALEWVRTNIAAFGGDPDNVTIFGESAGAHAVLGLLATPAAKGLFHRAISQSPPADWAISAEEARGFARRCVAALGATPDTAHDALRTAGANDIRRAVDRTIGQVVREQPGAFPVCPVVDGDFLPLSPVDAIAEGSAHRVPLIIGTNRDEGTLFARFADELPTTADRLRSALGNSTEAESRIAAAYPGYPQPKAAVRAGGDYTFWRPSVAVMEGHSRHAPTYAYRYDFAPRALQLAGLGATHATDLIPVFGIGDSPVGRAFTAAGGRRGLRAVTDQFQDNWLAFARTGAPLPSWPAYTEARRSTLIIDYPTRVEHDPDRAKRLAWQGVRVPTLT encoded by the coding sequence ATGGTGGCAACAACGGATATCGCGACCGCAGACGGAGTCGTCCGCGGTCGCCGGGGCCGCCGCGTCCTGCGCTGGCGGTCCATTCCCTACGCGGCTCCTCCGATCGGGGACCTGCGATTTCGCGCTCCACAGCCGGTCCGGCCGTGGTCGGGCGTGCGGACCGCGACGGAATTCACCTCCGCGGCGATGCAGCACCGCTCCGGAGCGCGGATCGGACCGCGCGCCTATCAGCCGACCAGCGAGGACGCGCTGACACTGAATGTCACCGCGCCCGCGACGGCGGCGGCGAACCCTCGTCCCGTGCTGGTCTTCATCCACGGCGGCGGCTACCTCATCGGCACCTCCGCACTCGGGTTGTATTCCGGCGCGCGGCTGGCGGTGCGCGGCGACGTGGTGGTGGTTTCGCTGAACTACCGGCTGGGCGCGTTCGGCTACGTCGACTTCAGCGAATTCGGCACCGCCGAGCACCCCTTCGACTCGAACCTCGGATTGCGGGATCAGCTCGCCGCGCTGGAATGGGTGCGCACCAATATCGCGGCCTTCGGCGGCGACCCGGACAACGTGACGATCTTCGGCGAGTCGGCAGGCGCGCACGCGGTGCTCGGCCTGCTGGCCACCCCGGCGGCCAAAGGACTGTTCCACCGGGCCATTTCACAGAGCCCGCCGGCCGACTGGGCGATCAGCGCCGAGGAGGCCCGCGGCTTCGCGCGCCGCTGTGTCGCCGCGCTGGGCGCCACACCGGACACCGCGCACGACGCGCTGCGCACCGCGGGCGCCAACGACATCCGCCGCGCCGTCGATCGCACCATCGGGCAGGTGGTGCGCGAACAGCCGGGCGCCTTCCCGGTCTGTCCGGTCGTGGACGGCGATTTCCTGCCGCTCTCCCCGGTCGACGCGATCGCCGAGGGCTCCGCGCACCGGGTGCCGCTGATCATCGGCACGAACCGGGACGAGGGCACGCTGTTCGCCAGGTTCGCCGACGAACTGCCCACCACCGCCGACCGGCTGCGCTCGGCACTCGGGAACTCCACCGAGGCCGAGTCCCGGATCGCCGCGGCCTATCCCGGTTATCCCCAGCCGAAGGCGGCGGTGCGGGCGGGCGGCGACTACACGTTCTGGCGTCCTTCGGTCGCCGTCATGGAAGGGCACAGCAGGCACGCGCCGACCTACGCCTACCGCTACGACTTCGCCCCGCGCGCCCTGCAGCTGGCCGGGCTCGGCGCCACCCACGCGACCGATCTCATCCCGGTCTTCGGCATCGGCGACTCTCCGGTCGGGCGGGCCTTCACCGCGGCGGGCGGCAGGCGCGGACTGCGGGCGGTGACCGATCAGTTCCAGGACAACTGGCTGGCCTTCGCCCGCACCGGAGCTCCGCTGCCGTCCTGGCCCGCCTATACCGAGGCCCGCAGATCCACGCTGATCATCGACTACCCCACGCGCGTGGAACACGACCCGGACCGGGCGAAACGACTCGCGTGGCAGGGCGTGCGGGTGCCCACGCTGACCTGA